Proteins from one Choloepus didactylus isolate mChoDid1 chromosome 4, mChoDid1.pri, whole genome shotgun sequence genomic window:
- the LOC119530975 gene encoding collagen alpha-1(II) chain-like translates to MAGVWGVHGGHVRRVCEGREARTAGADGDLPSAPPRAADSRRPEGARGWRSPEARCQGRAAHTKAPGDWGRGRSRRKPSGTRRPPRIPGAHPAQGRARPDGCLPPRPAHRDAGRGSRAPARAAELLVGPGSGSSSRPDPTQPPARPSGRAIRCPATACASAAPGARLLPAAVSVTSSRRRLGRGHPGSRPRLLPAAVAVTSARRRLGRGHPGSRPRLLPAAVSVTSARRRLGRGHPGSRFRPPPPSPGAYGASRPDPTGSRGPSSAAPCRGVTGGAAPRPPRPSRARRRVTTPALPGPPANCPFACDDPLLPPTLPPPRPGRASQRAAGCGRDRVGPSSSLGAGSPNPQNLPGSGSSASRGTRPRGAPRRALRRCPPGQGAAKAPAGPLRPRPCQPAAFLRTPSHLPPRLPGRPPGGNHLLSPFPEAGQQECRCPPCSHTAQVVAQMKRQEQDGGQPRPEAVGSAGDGTAAPVHPRPSPRPLNVGASMVEGRCGWGCPIKRVLTSGSQDSEEAARWPRDWVPSPGTGGMVSARAADGRPCFSGQGLGGRPYSDQALKLPLSKDGLGSRPVTLDPSGALGPGSPGEPGRLRPPTSVGRGCLGSGSSGHPAYGLAAAPVPVAHLRPLLLCPSQRGPQKLEEPERHLPWPVSAVLRPGPAAIEPSPTLCAKARARAELTQAPSLGRLQAGPSPWLLLGFPHP, encoded by the exons ATGGCAGGCGTGTGGGGAGTGCACGGCGGGCACGTGCGGCGTGTGTGTGAGGGGCGCGAAGCGCGCACGGCGGGCGCAGAC GGTGACCTCCCGAGCGCGCCCCCGCGGGCAGCTGACTCCCGCCGACCGGAAGGGGCGCGCGGCTGGAGAAGCCCCGAGGCCCGCTGCCAGGGACGCGCCGCGCATACCAAGGCGCCCGGGGACTGGGGGCGCGGGCGCAGCCGAAGGAAGCCCTCGGGGACGCGCCGCCCACCCCGCATCCCCGGGGCGCACCCGGCCCAAGGCAGAGCCCGCCCCGACGGCTGCCTCCCGCCCCGCCCGGCACACCGGGACGCCGGGAGGGGCTCGAGGGCCCCGGCGCGAGCGGCGGAGCTTCTCGTCGGGCCCGGATCGGGCTCGTCATCCCGCCCGGACCCCACGCAGCCGCCAGCCCGCCCCTCGGGCCGCGCCATTCGTTGTCCGGCAACAGCTTGTGCCAGCGCCGCTCCCGGCGCCCGCCTCCTCCCCGCCGCCGTCTCCGTGACGTCATCACGCCGCCGCCTCGGGCGGGGTCACCCCGGGTCCCGCCCCCGCCTCCTCCCCGCCGCCGTCGCCGTGACGTCAGCACGCCGCCGCCTCGGGCGGGGTCACCCCGGGTCCCGCCCCCGCCTCCTCCCCGCCGCCGTCTCCGTGACGTCAGCGCGCCGCCGCCTCGGGCGGGGTCACCCCGGGTCCCGCTtccgccccccgcccccctcgCCGGGCGCCTACGGGGCCTCTCG CCCGGACCCCACCGGGAGCCGAGGCCCTTCCTCGGCGGCCCCCTGCCGCGGGGTAACGGGAGGCGCCGCGCCGCGGCCCCCACGCCCCTCCCGCGCTCGGCGCCGGGTGACCACGCCCGCCCTGCCCGGGCCGCCCGCAAACTGCCCCTTCGCCTGCGACGACCCCCTCTTACCGcccaccctgccccctccccgcccGGGCCGGGCCTCCCAGCGCGCCGCTGGCTGCGGGCGCGACCGCGTGGGGCCCTCGTCCTCTCTCGGGGCAGGGTCTCCGAACCCCCAGAACCTCCCCGGCTCCGGCTCCTCAGCTTCCCGAGGGACGAGACCCCGGGGCGCTCCACGCCGTGCCCTCCGCCGCTGCCCGCCAGGCCAAGGGGCCGCTAAGGCGCCAGCCGGGCCCCTCCGCCCGCGCCCCTGCCAGCCT GCTGCCTTTCTGCGCACACCCTCCCACCTGCCGCCTCGCCTCCCAGGCCGCCCCCCTGGCGGGAATCACCTGCTCTCCCCTTTCCCTGAGGCAGGGCAGCAGGAGTGCCGGTGCCCACCCTGCAGCCACACGGCCCAG GTGGTTGCGCAGATGAAGCGACAGGAGCAAGACGGCGGCCAGCCCCGGCCCGAGGCTGTTGGATCTGCTGGAGACGGCACGGCGGCCCCAGTGCATCCCCGTCCCAGTCCCCGACCTCTGAATGTGGGCGCTTCAATGGTGGAGGGCCGCTGTGGGTGGGG CTGCCCAATTAAGAGGGTGCTGACCTCGGGGAGCCAAGATTCTGAGGAGGCGGCACGGTGGCCCCGAGATTGGGTGCCCAGCCCTGGCACAGGAGGGATGGTGTCAGCCCGGGCAGCTGATGGGCGGCCCTGCTTCTCGGGCCAGGGTCTGGGTGGGCGGCCCTACTCT GATCAGGCCCTGAAACTGCCTCTGAGCAAGGACGGGCTGGGGAGCAGACCTGTCACCCTGGACCCCTCAGGGGCCCTCGGACCGGGGTCCCCAGGTGAGCCCGGGCGGCTGCGTCCACCCACCTCTGTTGGCCGGGGGTGCCTGGGCAGCGGGAGCAGTGGGCACCCAGCCTATGGCCTCGCCGCTGCCCCAGTCCCCGTGGCCCACCTGAGGCCCCTATTGCTGTGCCCAAGCCAGAGGGGTCCACAGAAGCTCGAGGAGCCAGAGAGACACCTACCCTGG CCCGTCTCTGCAGTCCTTAGACCTGGGCCAGCGGCCATCGAGCCATCCCCCACCCTGTGTGCAAAGGCtagg GCTCGGGCCGAGCTGACGCAAG CACCCAGCCTCGGAAGGCTGCAGGCGGGCCCGAGCCCCTGGCTGCTGCTGGGGTTCCCGCACCCCTGA